The following proteins are encoded in a genomic region of Burkholderia gladioli:
- a CDS encoding efflux transporter outer membrane subunit, with translation MEARRAARWLATAAVAVALSACAVGPDYRKPTMDLPLAFKEGANWQRAEANPQASLSSSWWLDYHDATLTDLIERSQRANQSIAQAEAAYRLALATVTADRASLFPTVGANLSGTRSGSGTNAASSGSSQAGVSNLASTSLTASWELDLWGSVRRQIESSKASAQASDAQLAGERLSIAASLAIDYLELRQADMDIDLLTQQRRIDERILEMTRRGFALGTSSNDDVLNAQDTLELVIASLQSTRITREQDEHAIAVLVGVAPGGFSIEPRSDYAFALPAVPLALPSQLLERRYDVVSAERTAAAANAKIGVAEAAFFPTLTLSAEGGFQHNTLANLFTVPSRFWTLGPTLAATIFDGGARTAAVREARATYDEDVASYRQTVLGAFQNVEDSLSSLNHLQDQARSYAGIYRRNQQLFDSASAQQRIGTASEQDLLTQQLTLIQARQNLEDTRALLSQSSVSLIRNLGGGWQWDDAHETQLGSSAQARPANTASTGVD, from the coding sequence ATGGAAGCGCGACGCGCGGCGCGCTGGCTGGCGACGGCTGCCGTGGCCGTCGCACTGAGCGCCTGCGCGGTGGGGCCGGACTACCGGAAGCCGACCATGGACCTGCCGCTCGCCTTCAAGGAAGGGGCCAACTGGCAGCGCGCCGAGGCGAACCCGCAAGCCTCGCTGTCGAGCAGTTGGTGGCTCGATTATCACGACGCCACGCTGACCGACCTGATCGAGCGCTCGCAGCGGGCCAACCAGTCGATCGCGCAGGCCGAGGCGGCCTACCGGCTCGCGCTGGCGACGGTGACGGCCGACCGCGCCAGCCTGTTCCCGACGGTGGGCGCGAACCTCTCGGGCACCCGCTCGGGCAGCGGGACGAACGCGGCATCGAGCGGCAGTTCGCAGGCGGGCGTGAGCAACCTGGCTTCCACTTCGCTGACGGCGAGCTGGGAGCTCGATCTATGGGGCAGCGTGCGCCGCCAGATCGAGTCGAGCAAGGCCAGCGCGCAGGCCAGCGACGCGCAACTGGCGGGCGAGCGCCTGTCGATCGCGGCCAGCCTGGCCATCGATTATCTGGAGCTGCGCCAGGCCGACATGGATATCGACCTGCTGACCCAGCAGCGCCGCATCGACGAACGGATCCTCGAGATGACGCGCCGCGGTTTCGCGCTCGGCACCTCGTCCAACGACGACGTGCTCAACGCGCAGGATACGCTTGAGCTGGTGATCGCCTCGCTGCAGTCGACGCGGATCACGCGCGAACAGGACGAGCACGCGATCGCGGTGCTGGTCGGCGTGGCGCCCGGCGGCTTCTCGATCGAGCCCAGGTCCGACTATGCGTTCGCGCTGCCGGCGGTGCCGCTGGCCCTGCCGTCGCAACTGCTGGAACGACGCTACGACGTCGTCAGCGCGGAGCGCACCGCGGCGGCGGCCAACGCCAAGATAGGTGTGGCCGAGGCGGCCTTTTTCCCGACGCTCACGCTCTCGGCCGAGGGCGGCTTCCAGCACAACACGCTGGCCAACCTGTTCACGGTGCCGAGCCGCTTCTGGACCCTGGGCCCCACGCTGGCCGCGACGATCTTCGACGGCGGCGCGCGCACGGCCGCCGTGCGCGAGGCGCGCGCGACCTATGACGAGGATGTCGCCAGCTATCGCCAGACGGTGCTGGGCGCGTTCCAGAACGTCGAGGACAGCCTGTCCTCGCTGAACCACCTGCAGGACCAGGCCCGTTCGTATGCGGGCATCTACCGCCGCAACCAGCAGTTGTTCGACAGCGCCAGCGCGCAGCAGCGCATCGGCACGGCCAGCGAGCAGGACCTGCTGACCCAGCAGCTCACGCTGATCCAGGCGCGGCAGAACCTGGAGGACACGCGTGCCTTGCTGTCGCAAAGCAGCGTCAGTCTGATCCGCAACCTCGGCGGCGGCTGGCAATGGGACGACGCGCACGAAACGCAGCTGGGTTCGTCGGCGCAGGCCAGGCCGGCGAACACCGCATCGACCGGCGTCGACTGA
- a CDS encoding LysR family transcriptional regulator encodes MIDLNEIYLFVEVIRAGSFAEAARRLGMPANTISRHIQALESKMKSPLILRTTRKLTLTAVGQAFYDQCAQNVADIVQASQEVSDIHATPGGSLRVALPGDFFHVFPVAWITEFLSAYPSVNLEFLTDDARADLVTHAVDVAFRPVFALEDNTVRRVISSAQRRLVAAPTYLAAHGIPRTPDELSRHDCLLLSRTPGLEVWHLSGPQGNARVEVSGRFLSSSIELIRKTAIEGLGIALLPEVCMQADIDAGRLVPVLDDYRATNAQFCAVFPSHRYIRRVTTLFVDYIQDKIRSTRALPEAASRLTV; translated from the coding sequence ATGATCGACCTCAACGAGATCTACCTGTTCGTCGAAGTGATACGAGCCGGCAGCTTCGCCGAAGCCGCGCGCCGTCTCGGCATGCCCGCGAACACCATCAGCCGGCATATCCAGGCGCTTGAAAGCAAAATGAAAAGCCCGCTGATCCTGCGCACCACGCGCAAGCTGACGCTTACCGCGGTCGGCCAGGCCTTCTACGATCAATGCGCGCAGAACGTCGCCGACATCGTGCAGGCCAGCCAGGAAGTCAGCGATATCCATGCGACGCCCGGCGGTTCCCTGCGCGTCGCTCTCCCCGGCGACTTCTTCCATGTTTTTCCTGTCGCCTGGATCACCGAATTCCTGTCCGCCTACCCGTCGGTCAACCTCGAATTCCTCACCGACGACGCACGCGCGGATCTGGTCACGCACGCCGTCGACGTGGCTTTCCGCCCCGTCTTTGCCCTGGAGGACAACACCGTGCGCCGGGTCATCTCCTCGGCGCAGCGCCGCTTGGTCGCCGCGCCGACCTATCTCGCCGCTCACGGGATTCCGCGCACGCCGGACGAGCTGTCGCGGCACGACTGCCTGTTGCTGTCGCGCACGCCCGGCCTCGAGGTCTGGCATCTGAGCGGGCCGCAGGGCAATGCCCGGGTGGAAGTGAGCGGGCGTTTTCTGAGTAGCTCGATCGAGCTGATTCGCAAGACGGCCATCGAGGGGCTCGGCATCGCCCTGCTTCCCGAGGTCTGCATGCAGGCGGATATCGATGCGGGACGCCTGGTTCCGGTCCTCGACGACTATCGTGCGACGAACGCCCAGTTCTGTGCGGTGTTTCCGAGCCATCGCTATATCCGGCGCGTCACCACCCTCTTCGTCGACTACATCCAGGACAAGATCCGGAGTACCCGCGCACTGCCCGAGGCGGCGTCGCGCCTGACTGTCTGA
- a CDS encoding MarR family winged helix-turn-helix transcriptional regulator, with protein MARAPRTAIGSRASDEAHAFGRLLLRADLALHQAITRCTQDALQVTAQQARVLYLVGQPELARAADISRQCEVDPKAITCMVDRLVRNGFLQRRRGTIDRRVVELVPTARGRAVAAGAPAAFREAHEWLFAGFEAQDMARLATLLRRILER; from the coding sequence ATGGCACGCGCCCCTCGAACCGCGATCGGCTCGCGCGCGAGCGACGAAGCCCATGCCTTCGGCCGCCTGCTGCTGCGTGCCGACCTGGCCTTGCACCAGGCCATCACGCGATGCACGCAGGACGCCCTGCAGGTGACGGCGCAGCAGGCTCGCGTGCTGTACCTGGTCGGGCAGCCCGAGCTGGCCCGCGCCGCCGACATCTCGCGTCAATGCGAGGTCGATCCCAAGGCCATCACCTGCATGGTCGATCGGCTGGTGCGCAACGGTTTCCTGCAACGCCGACGCGGTACGATCGATCGGCGCGTCGTCGAGCTGGTGCCGACGGCGCGTGGGCGGGCGGTGGCCGCCGGCGCACCGGCGGCGTTCCGCGAGGCGCATGAGTGGCTGTTCGCGGGCTTCGAGGCGCAGGACATGGCGCGCCTGGCCACGCTGCTGCGGCGCATTCTCGAACGATAG
- a CDS encoding NupC/NupG family nucleoside CNT transporter: MDILRSLLGMACLLAIAYLLSNNRRGVSLRTLLAALATQLVLGALVLFVPPGRAALAMAANGVNQVLEMGNHGIAFVFGGLVGNKMFDLFGDGGFVFGLRVLPMIIFVTSLIAVLYYIGVMKWIVRIFGALLSKLLGVSRIEGCSAVATIFLGQSEMPALVKPFVRQMTSAEIFTVMASGMASIAGSVLVGYAGLGVKMEYLLAASVMAVPGGLLFGKLLYPTDEPSRVVIEGLDFDEQRAANVIEAAASGASVGMRIAMNVGAMLIAFVGLIALMNAIVSGIATLVGFPHLTLLGILGVVFAPLAWLIGVPWHDAALAGNFIGEKLIFNEFVAYGDLSPYLKDSTKVMAAGLQVLDPKTIAIVSFALCGFANFSSIAILAGGFSAVAPERRSEVARHGLRALTAATLSNLMSAAIAGLFFSLH, translated from the coding sequence GTGGATATTCTGCGTAGTCTGTTGGGAATGGCTTGCCTGCTGGCGATTGCCTACCTGCTGTCGAACAATCGGCGTGGCGTGAGCCTGCGCACCCTGCTCGCGGCCCTGGCGACCCAGCTCGTGCTCGGCGCCCTGGTGCTGTTCGTGCCGCCCGGCCGCGCCGCGCTGGCGATGGCCGCCAACGGCGTGAACCAGGTGCTGGAGATGGGCAATCACGGCATCGCCTTCGTGTTCGGCGGCCTGGTCGGCAACAAGATGTTCGATCTGTTCGGCGACGGCGGTTTCGTGTTCGGGCTGCGCGTGCTGCCGATGATCATCTTCGTCACTTCCCTGATTGCGGTGCTGTACTACATCGGTGTGATGAAGTGGATCGTGCGCATCTTCGGTGCGCTGCTCTCGAAGCTGCTCGGCGTGAGCCGGATCGAGGGCTGCTCGGCGGTGGCCACCATCTTCCTCGGCCAGAGCGAGATGCCGGCCCTGGTCAAGCCCTTCGTGCGGCAGATGACGAGCGCCGAGATCTTCACCGTGATGGCCAGCGGCATGGCCTCGATCGCCGGCTCGGTGCTGGTCGGTTACGCCGGCCTCGGCGTGAAGATGGAATACCTGCTGGCGGCTTCGGTGATGGCGGTGCCCGGCGGCCTGCTGTTCGGCAAGCTGCTGTATCCGACCGACGAGCCCAGCCGGGTGGTGATCGAGGGCCTCGACTTCGACGAGCAGCGCGCCGCCAACGTGATCGAGGCGGCCGCCTCGGGCGCCTCGGTCGGCATGCGCATCGCCATGAACGTCGGCGCGATGCTGATCGCCTTCGTCGGCCTGATCGCGCTGATGAACGCGATCGTGAGCGGCATCGCCACCCTGGTCGGCTTTCCGCACCTCACCCTGCTCGGCATCCTCGGCGTGGTGTTCGCGCCGCTGGCCTGGCTGATCGGCGTGCCCTGGCACGACGCGGCGCTGGCCGGCAACTTCATCGGCGAGAAGCTGATCTTCAACGAGTTCGTCGCTTATGGCGATCTCTCGCCCTACCTGAAGGACAGCACCAAGGTGATGGCCGCCGGGCTGCAGGTGCTCGACCCGAAGACCATCGCGATCGTATCCTTCGCGTTGTGCGGCTTCGCCAACTTCTCATCGATCGCGATCCTCGCCGGCGGCTTCAGCGCGGTGGCGCCGGAGCGGCGCTCCGAGGTGGCCCGGCACGGGCTGCGCGCGCTGACCGCCGCCACGCTGTCGAACCTGATGAGCGCGGCGATCGCCGGCCTGTTCTTTTCCCTGCATTGA
- a CDS encoding cytidine deaminase codes for MERDTLVEQAKLARERAYAPYSNFKVGAALQTRDGKVFHGCNVENGSYGLCNCAERTALFAAIAAGHRPGDFVRLAVTGDTDGPIAPCGACRQVIHELGGADLEVVLSNLKGQTQVTTADALLPGAFRL; via the coding sequence ATGGAACGGGATACATTGGTCGAACAGGCGAAGCTCGCGCGTGAGCGCGCCTATGCGCCGTATTCGAACTTCAAGGTGGGCGCCGCGCTGCAAACGCGCGACGGCAAGGTCTTTCACGGCTGCAATGTCGAGAACGGCTCGTACGGCCTCTGCAATTGCGCGGAACGCACGGCGCTGTTCGCCGCGATCGCGGCCGGCCATCGCCCGGGCGATTTCGTGCGGCTGGCGGTGACGGGCGACACCGACGGGCCGATCGCGCCCTGCGGTGCCTGCCGCCAGGTGATCCACGAACTGGGCGGAGCGGACCTGGAGGTGGTGCTGAGCAACCTGAAGGGGCAGACGCAGGTGACCACGGCCGATGCCCTGTTGCCGGGCGCATTCCGGCTCTGA
- a CDS encoding TetR family transcriptional regulator, translating to MRRTQEQAMHTRARILDSAVQAFLRQGLSHTSLADIAGVAGVTRGAVYGHFRNKSALFEAMLEHAGLPVDPFLIAWHAPEPDPLEQLRAALVRHLARVLSNGVARRVYSIVHSRCEVSEETREFWEKVHMGRRAAEQRIVDALADAHAQGQLADNADIAQLAAFTHASLMGFFIRSLAEQASIAPRQSAEHVVDLAFLLLRPFEAAD from the coding sequence ATGAGGCGTACGCAGGAGCAGGCCATGCACACGCGTGCCAGGATCCTCGACTCCGCGGTCCAGGCCTTCCTGCGGCAAGGCCTGTCGCATACCTCGCTGGCCGATATCGCCGGCGTGGCGGGCGTCACGCGCGGCGCCGTCTACGGGCACTTCAGGAACAAGTCCGCCTTGTTCGAGGCCATGCTCGAGCATGCGGGGCTGCCCGTCGATCCCTTCCTGATCGCCTGGCACGCGCCGGAGCCGGACCCGCTCGAACAACTGCGGGCGGCCCTGGTCCGCCATCTCGCGCGGGTGTTGTCGAATGGCGTCGCGCGGCGCGTCTACAGCATCGTCCATTCGCGCTGCGAAGTATCGGAGGAGACCCGGGAGTTCTGGGAGAAGGTGCATATGGGGCGCCGCGCCGCCGAGCAGCGCATCGTCGATGCACTGGCCGATGCGCACGCGCAGGGACAGCTCGCGGACAACGCGGATATCGCGCAACTGGCGGCCTTCACGCACGCCAGCCTGATGGGCTTCTTCATTCGCAGCCTGGCGGAACAGGCGAGCATCGCGCCGCGCCAGAGCGCCGAGCATGTCGTCGATCTCGCCTTCCTGCTGCTGCGCCCGTTCGAGGCGGCGGATTGA
- a CDS encoding nucleoside-specific channel-forming protein Tsx, translating into MAALASTSALASTSAMAGQPAGATVLAESEVVLPAAPAATVTPPSPYLSDWFHQSIGLIGSKNIRFGPHRTNDLYLEYEYFGRKGPFDLYGYVDVPRVLGVGNGYDGGFTNKGSPVFSEQEPRVSIDHLLGKSLAIGPFKEWYVAFDWIYDQGHNTPGRQNTLYAGIGTDIDTHTPLMLSANLYLHRQWENYGAANQNSWDGYRAQMKYILPLGTFHGGNLLYVGFFNYDFGSKLREETGDNTRTDTAFVSTNVLIYSFKHWRFWTAARYFHHGGQWAGTELNFGDGPFQNRSNGWGYYASVGYQF; encoded by the coding sequence ATGGCGGCCCTGGCGTCCACCTCGGCCCTGGCGTCCACCTCGGCCATGGCCGGGCAGCCGGCCGGCGCGACGGTGCTGGCCGAGAGCGAGGTGGTGTTGCCCGCGGCGCCCGCGGCGACGGTGACGCCGCCTTCGCCCTATCTGTCGGACTGGTTCCACCAGAGCATCGGACTGATCGGTTCGAAGAACATCCGCTTCGGCCCGCACCGGACCAACGACCTCTATCTCGAGTACGAGTATTTCGGCCGCAAGGGGCCGTTCGATCTCTACGGCTACGTGGACGTGCCGCGCGTGCTCGGGGTCGGCAACGGCTACGACGGCGGCTTCACCAACAAGGGCTCGCCGGTGTTCAGTGAGCAGGAGCCGCGCGTCTCGATCGACCACCTGCTCGGCAAGTCGCTCGCCATCGGTCCGTTCAAGGAATGGTACGTGGCCTTCGACTGGATCTACGACCAGGGGCACAACACGCCCGGCCGGCAGAACACGCTGTATGCGGGCATCGGCACCGATATCGACACGCATACGCCGCTAATGCTCTCCGCGAATCTCTACCTGCATCGCCAGTGGGAGAACTACGGCGCCGCGAACCAGAACAGCTGGGACGGTTATCGCGCGCAGATGAAGTACATCCTGCCGCTGGGCACGTTCCATGGCGGCAACCTGCTCTACGTCGGCTTCTTCAACTACGACTTCGGCTCGAAGCTGCGCGAGGAAACCGGCGACAACACGCGTACCGATACCGCCTTCGTGTCGACCAACGTGCTGATCTACTCGTTCAAGCACTGGCGTTTCTGGACCGCGGCCCGCTATTTCCACCATGGCGGCCAGTGGGCCGGCACCGAGCTGAACTTCGGCGACGGCCCGTTCCAGAACCGCTCGAACGGCTGGGGCTATTACGCGAGCGTCGGCTACCAGTTCTGA
- a CDS encoding deoxyribose-phosphate aldolase, with protein MMVPAVNHRARKQLAQAALTALHLIDLTSWNDDDTDDGVRAPAALGHGPGGAPSLTY; from the coding sequence ATGATGGTTCCCGCAGTCAACCATCGGGCGCGCAAGCAACTGGCGCAAGCCGCGTTGACGGCGCTGCACCTGATCGATCTGACCTCGTGGAACGACGACGACACGGACGATGGAGTCCGGGCGCCGGCCGCGCTAGGTCACGGCCCCGGCGGCGCGCCGTCCCTCACTTATTGA
- a CDS encoding phosphopentomutase, with protein sequence MRALVLVLDSLGIGAAPDAERFGDQGSNTFGHIAEHCAAGRCEGEAGRGGPLRVPHLEQLGIGLAGALAGGALPAGMSSAPALLGAYGAARECSSGKDTPSGHWEMAGVPVRFDWGYFGEREASFPPALLDAIVRRAGLPGYLGNCHASGTDIIASLGAEHIATGKPIFYTSADSVFQIACHEGSFGLERLYRLCEIAREEVDAYNICRVIARPFVGDAPENFARTGNRRDLAVPPPAPTVLDKLARAGGQVIAIGKISDIYAGMGVTRKIKANGLDGLWDATLAAAREAPDFSLVMTNFVDFDQNFGHRRKVAGYAAALEYFDSRLPDLYPLLREDDVLILSADHGCDPTWPGTDHTREHVPVLVYGKQVAPGSLGVRDSFADIGQSLASWFGLDAFEDGKSFLAAPRAAGATAR encoded by the coding sequence ATGCGTGCGCTAGTTCTGGTTCTCGATTCGCTCGGCATCGGCGCGGCGCCCGATGCCGAACGCTTCGGCGATCAAGGTTCGAACACCTTCGGGCATATCGCCGAGCATTGCGCGGCCGGCCGCTGCGAGGGCGAGGCCGGCCGTGGCGGGCCGCTGCGCGTGCCGCATCTCGAGCAACTCGGCATCGGGCTGGCCGGCGCGCTGGCCGGCGGCGCGCTGCCGGCGGGCATGTCGTCGGCGCCGGCGCTGCTCGGTGCCTACGGCGCCGCGCGCGAGTGCTCCTCGGGCAAGGACACGCCGTCCGGCCACTGGGAGATGGCCGGCGTGCCGGTGCGCTTCGACTGGGGTTATTTCGGCGAGCGCGAGGCCTCGTTCCCGCCGGCGCTGCTCGACGCGATCGTGCGACGCGCCGGCCTGCCGGGTTACCTCGGCAACTGCCACGCCTCGGGCACCGACATCATCGCCTCGCTCGGTGCCGAGCACATCGCCACCGGCAAGCCGATCTTCTATACCTCGGCCGACTCGGTGTTCCAGATCGCCTGCCACGAAGGCAGCTTCGGCCTCGAGCGGCTCTATCGCCTCTGCGAGATTGCCCGCGAGGAGGTGGATGCCTACAACATCTGCCGCGTGATCGCGCGGCCCTTCGTCGGCGACGCGCCGGAAAACTTCGCCCGCACCGGCAATCGCCGCGACCTGGCGGTGCCGCCGCCCGCACCCACCGTGCTCGACAAGCTCGCGCGCGCGGGCGGGCAGGTGATCGCGATCGGCAAGATCTCGGATATCTACGCCGGGATGGGCGTGACGCGGAAGATCAAGGCCAACGGCCTGGACGGCCTGTGGGACGCGACGCTGGCGGCCGCGCGCGAGGCACCCGACTTCAGCCTGGTGATGACGAACTTCGTCGACTTCGACCAGAACTTCGGGCACCGGCGCAAGGTGGCCGGTTACGCGGCGGCGCTCGAGTATTTCGACTCGCGGCTGCCGGATCTGTATCCGCTGCTGCGCGAGGACGACGTGCTGATCCTGTCGGCCGACCACGGCTGCGACCCGACTTGGCCCGGCACCGATCACACGCGCGAGCACGTGCCGGTGCTGGTGTATGGAAAGCAGGTGGCGCCCGGCAGCCTCGGCGTGCGCGACAGCTTCGCCGACATCGGCCAGAGTCTCGCGTCGTGGTTCGGGCTGGACGCGTTCGAGGACGGCAAGTCTTTCCTGGCCGCGCCGCGAGCGGCCGGCGCCACGGCGCGATAG
- the hydA gene encoding dihydropyrimidinase translates to MTTLIRGGTVVDAERSYRADVLCADPQDGGTILQIAERIEAPAGAEIVDAHGQYVMPGGIDPHTHMELPFMGTTASDDFYSGTAAGLSGGTTSIIDFVIPSPRQSLMEAFHTWRGWAEKSAADYGFHVAVTWWDESVHRDMGTLVHEHGVSSFKHFMAYKNAIMADDEILVNSFARSLELGALPTVHAENGELVFQLQRALLARGITGPEAHPLSRPPEVEGEAANRAIRIAQVLGVPVYIVHVSAKDAVDAIARARNEGLRVFGEVLPGHLVIDEAVYRDPDWNRAAAHVMSPPFRSAEHRDALWRALQAGQLHTTATDHCVFCASQKAMGREDFTRIPNGCGGVEDRMAVLWHHGVNQGRLTPNEFVRITSTNAAQIFNLYPRKGAVQVGADADLVVWDPAATKTISVKTHHQQVDFNVFEGMTVRGLATHTFTRGALAWADGELRAVRGAGRYLKRPPNPAYYEATRIANRLREPQAVEREG, encoded by the coding sequence ATGACAACCCTGATTCGTGGCGGTACCGTGGTCGATGCCGAGCGCAGCTACCGCGCCGACGTGCTGTGCGCCGACCCGCAGGACGGCGGCACGATCCTGCAGATCGCCGAGCGGATCGAGGCGCCGGCCGGCGCCGAGATCGTCGATGCGCACGGCCAGTACGTGATGCCCGGCGGCATCGATCCGCACACGCACATGGAGTTGCCCTTCATGGGCACCACCGCCAGCGACGATTTCTACAGCGGTACCGCGGCGGGCCTGTCGGGCGGCACCACCAGCATCATCGACTTCGTGATCCCGAGCCCGCGCCAGTCGCTGATGGAGGCCTTCCACACCTGGCGCGGCTGGGCGGAAAAGTCCGCTGCCGACTACGGCTTCCACGTGGCCGTGACCTGGTGGGACGAATCCGTGCATCGCGACATGGGCACCCTGGTGCACGAGCACGGCGTGTCCAGCTTCAAGCACTTCATGGCCTACAAGAACGCGATCATGGCCGACGACGAGATCCTGGTGAACAGCTTCGCGCGGTCGCTCGAACTCGGCGCGCTGCCGACCGTGCATGCCGAGAACGGCGAGCTGGTGTTCCAGTTGCAGCGCGCGCTGCTCGCGCGCGGCATCACCGGGCCCGAGGCGCATCCGCTGTCGCGTCCGCCCGAGGTGGAGGGCGAGGCGGCCAATCGCGCGATTCGCATCGCGCAGGTGCTGGGCGTGCCGGTCTACATCGTTCACGTCTCGGCCAAGGACGCCGTCGACGCGATCGCGCGTGCCCGCAACGAGGGCCTGCGCGTGTTCGGCGAAGTGCTGCCCGGCCATCTCGTGATCGACGAGGCGGTGTATCGCGATCCGGACTGGAATCGCGCGGCGGCGCACGTGATGAGCCCGCCGTTCCGTTCCGCCGAGCACCGCGACGCGCTGTGGCGCGCGCTGCAGGCCGGACAGCTGCATACCACGGCGACCGATCACTGCGTGTTCTGCGCCTCGCAGAAGGCGATGGGCCGCGAGGACTTCACGCGCATCCCGAACGGTTGTGGTGGCGTGGAGGATCGCATGGCGGTGCTCTGGCATCACGGCGTCAACCAGGGGCGCCTCACGCCGAACGAATTCGTGCGCATCACCTCGACCAATGCCGCGCAGATCTTCAACCTGTATCCGCGCAAGGGTGCCGTGCAGGTGGGCGCCGATGCCGACCTGGTGGTCTGGGACCCGGCCGCGACCAAGACCATCTCGGTGAAGACGCATCACCAGCAGGTCGACTTCAACGTGTTCGAGGGCATGACGGTGCGGGGCCTGGCCACGCATACCTTCACGCGCGGCGCGCTGGCCTGGGCCGACGGCGAACTGCGTGCCGTGCGCGGCGCGGGCCGCTACCTGAAGCGTCCGCCGAATCCGGCCTATTACGAGGCCACGCGGATCGCGAACCGGCTGCGCGAGCCGCAGGCGGTCGAGCGCGAAGGCTGA
- the deoA gene encoding thymidine phosphorylase yields MFLPQEFIRKKRDRQPLSRDEIAAFVSGITDGSVTEGQVAAFAMAVFFNDLAVEERVALTLAQRDSGQVLEWRSLALDGPVIDKHSTGGVGDVVSLMLGPMIAACGGYVPMISGRGLGHTGGTLDKLSAIPGYDVTPDPELLRRTVREVGVAIIGQTAQLAPADKRIYAIRDVTATVESVAMITASILSKKLAAGLEGLVMDVKVGSGAFMPSFEKSVELAQSIVDVGNGAGMKTTAVLTDMNQSLAPCAGNAIEVLCAIDYLSGKSRPARLHEVTMALTAEMLVTGGLAADEAQARAALQRALDSGAAAERFATMVAALGGPKDLVEAPARYLAAAAVKVPVPAPAGGVVQRVDCRGLGLAVVALGGGRTRAEDSIDYSVGLSDLVELGQQVNAGDPLGYVHARDEAAAARALAEVQRAYLLGASAEPLPPTIHRLVR; encoded by the coding sequence ATGTTTCTGCCCCAGGAATTCATCCGCAAGAAGCGCGATCGCCAGCCGCTGAGCCGCGACGAGATCGCGGCCTTCGTCAGCGGCATCACCGACGGCAGCGTGACCGAGGGCCAGGTGGCCGCGTTCGCGATGGCGGTGTTCTTCAACGACCTGGCCGTCGAGGAGCGCGTGGCCCTCACGCTCGCGCAGCGCGATTCCGGCCAGGTCCTGGAATGGCGCTCGCTGGCGCTCGACGGCCCGGTGATCGACAAGCATTCGACCGGCGGCGTGGGCGACGTGGTGTCCCTGATGCTCGGGCCGATGATCGCCGCCTGTGGCGGCTACGTGCCGATGATCTCGGGGCGCGGGCTCGGCCACACCGGCGGCACGCTCGACAAGCTGAGCGCGATCCCCGGCTACGACGTCACGCCCGATCCGGAGCTGCTGCGCCGCACGGTGCGCGAGGTCGGCGTGGCCATCATCGGCCAGACCGCCCAGCTGGCGCCGGCCGACAAGCGCATCTACGCGATCCGCGACGTGACGGCGACGGTGGAATCGGTCGCCATGATCACCGCCTCGATCCTCTCCAAGAAGCTGGCGGCCGGGCTCGAAGGGCTGGTGATGGACGTCAAGGTCGGCTCGGGCGCCTTCATGCCGAGCTTCGAGAAATCGGTCGAGCTGGCGCAGAGCATCGTCGATGTCGGCAACGGCGCCGGCATGAAGACCACCGCCGTGCTGACCGACATGAACCAGTCGCTGGCGCCCTGCGCCGGCAACGCGATCGAGGTGCTCTGCGCGATCGACTACCTGAGCGGCAAGTCGCGTCCAGCGCGGCTGCACGAGGTCACCATGGCGCTCACCGCCGAGATGCTGGTGACGGGCGGCCTGGCCGCCGACGAGGCGCAGGCGCGGGCCGCCTTGCAGCGCGCGCTCGATTCCGGCGCGGCGGCCGAGCGTTTCGCGACCATGGTGGCCGCGCTCGGCGGCCCGAAGGACCTGGTCGAGGCGCCGGCGCGATACCTGGCTGCCGCCGCGGTGAAGGTGCCGGTTCCGGCGCCGGCCGGCGGCGTGGTGCAGCGCGTCGACTGCCGCGGGCTCGGCCTGGCGGTGGTGGCGCTCGGCGGTGGCCGCACGCGCGCGGAAGACTCGATCGATTATTCGGTCGGCCTGTCGGATCTCGTCGAACTCGGGCAGCAGGTCAACGCGGGCGATCCGCTCGGCTACGTGCATGCGCGCGACGAAGCGGCCGCCGCGCGCGCGCTGGCGGAGGTGCAGCGCGCCTACCTGCTCGGCGCCAGCGCCGAGCCGCTGCCGCCCACCATTCATCGGCTGGTTCGTTAA